One region of Acidimicrobiales bacterium genomic DNA includes:
- a CDS encoding helix-turn-helix domain-containing protein encodes MGLVDAPDFLTMDEAAAILRIGRNQVYELARVWRATDGERGVPVVEFGRLLRVPKAALMRLAGLVEPIGVDHGG; translated from the coding sequence ATGGGTTTGGTGGATGCTCCCGATTTCTTGACGATGGACGAGGCCGCCGCGATCTTGCGGATCGGACGGAACCAGGTTTACGAGCTGGCGCGGGTGTGGCGGGCTACCGACGGGGAGAGGGGTGTGCCGGTGGTCGAGTTCGGCCGGCTGTTGCGGGTCCCCAAGGCGGCGTTGATGCGCCTGGCCGGGCTGGTCGAGCCGATCGGTGTCGATCATGGCGGCTGA
- a CDS encoding tyrosine-type recombinase/integrase codes for MRGSVVRKGGRWYVKIELDPDPTTGSRRQKWHSGYRTRRDAERARIDLLSKFDRGEYVEPSQQPLGQFLTEWLQTIEPTVRPSTFDSYRRNIFLHVIPRIGGVRLTKADAGVLNGLYAQLLTSGRLPSSRAGQGYSAAVLDRARTLREQGATLEATARTLRNELPEAAHITKDTLASLLRRSTSRMDRDAVKGLDRRTVNYIHTILHRAFKDAVRWGRLVRNPASAADPPRSTKKPEAAQAWDAATLRLFLDASRVRQDPLHALWVLIATTGMRRGEALGLRWSDVDISAGRCRIIQTVIQVRSAVSISEPKTSTGRRSISLDSATVAVLREHRRRMREQRLLVGSGFTDNDLVFHHPDGACLHPESVSAMFLRRVQRQGLPRLTVHGLRHTWATLALEQGVHPRVVQERLGHANIAITLDIYSHVSPTLHDEAAELVAGLVMPPLGGPARA; via the coding sequence ATGCGCGGCTCAGTTGTACGGAAGGGCGGCCGGTGGTACGTCAAGATCGAGCTCGATCCTGACCCCACGACCGGTAGCCGGCGCCAAAAGTGGCACTCCGGCTACCGCACCAGGCGAGACGCCGAACGAGCGAGAATCGACCTCCTCTCCAAGTTCGATCGGGGAGAGTACGTCGAGCCCTCTCAGCAGCCACTCGGTCAGTTCCTCACCGAGTGGTTGCAGACAATCGAGCCCACGGTGCGCCCCTCGACGTTCGACTCGTACCGACGGAACATCTTCCTCCATGTCATTCCTCGCATCGGGGGCGTTCGGCTGACGAAGGCGGATGCCGGCGTGCTGAATGGACTGTACGCCCAGCTCCTGACTTCGGGGCGTCTTCCCTCGTCCCGCGCCGGTCAGGGCTATTCAGCGGCCGTCTTGGACCGGGCGCGGACACTACGGGAGCAGGGAGCCACGCTCGAAGCGACAGCAAGAACGCTCAGGAACGAGCTGCCCGAGGCTGCCCACATCACTAAAGACACCCTCGCGTCGCTGCTGCGCCGATCCACTAGCCGCATGGACCGCGACGCCGTGAAAGGTCTCGACCGGCGCACCGTCAACTACATCCACACCATCCTTCACCGAGCATTCAAAGATGCTGTTCGGTGGGGTCGCCTCGTCCGCAATCCGGCCAGTGCAGCCGATCCGCCCCGCTCGACCAAAAAGCCGGAAGCCGCTCAGGCCTGGGACGCTGCGACCCTTCGGCTCTTCCTCGATGCGTCCCGCGTGCGACAGGATCCACTCCACGCCCTCTGGGTGCTCATCGCCACGACCGGCATGCGCCGGGGTGAGGCACTCGGCCTTCGATGGAGCGACGTCGACATTTCTGCAGGCCGCTGCCGGATCATTCAGACCGTCATCCAGGTGAGGAGCGCTGTCTCGATCAGCGAACCCAAGACCTCCACCGGCCGGCGGTCGATCTCCCTCGACTCGGCCACCGTTGCTGTCCTCCGCGAGCACCGTCGCCGGATGCGCGAACAGCGCCTGCTCGTCGGATCCGGTTTCACGGACAACGACCTCGTCTTCCACCACCCCGATGGGGCATGCCTGCACCCTGAGTCGGTTAGCGCCATGTTCCTCCGCCGGGTCCAGCGCCAGGGACTCCCCCGGCTCACCGTCCACGGCTTGAGGCACACCTGGGCAACCCTCGCCCTCGAGCAAGGGGTACATCCCCGCGTGGTGCAGGAACGCCTCGGACACGCGAACATCGCCATCACCCTCGACATCTACAGCCATGTCTCGCCCACCCTCCACGACGAAGCCGCCGAACTCGTAGCTGGGCTGGTGATGCCACCGCTCGGCGGTCCAGCACGAGCTTGA
- a CDS encoding AsnC family protein, which translates to MAAEPDHGCGLRLEPRALSLGYRHGSDALLVLLDLAVHATESPEGVVVTASYRDVARRLGVSKDTVGRRMAVLRGAGVVVELAGNPVDRFETRSYRLYLDFAGVSRELRKVGP; encoded by the coding sequence ATGGCGGCTGAACCCGATCACGGTTGCGGTCTGCGGCTGGAGCCCCGGGCTCTCAGCCTGGGGTACCGGCACGGTTCTGACGCGTTGTTGGTCTTGTTGGACCTGGCCGTCCACGCGACCGAGTCGCCCGAAGGGGTCGTGGTGACGGCCAGCTACCGCGATGTCGCCCGGCGCCTGGGTGTCTCCAAGGACACGGTGGGGCGGCGCATGGCGGTGCTGCGCGGTGCGGGTGTGGTGGTCGAGTTGGCCGGGAACCCGGTTGATCGCTTCGAGACCCGCTCCTACCGGTTGTATCTCGATTTCGCCGGAGTGTCCCGCGAGCTGCGAAAGGTCGGCCCGTGA
- a CDS encoding helix-turn-helix transcriptional regulator yields the protein MPRHKALPDPPTWTPNQVVAGNLNRLRTRRGLTQAETALKLSLVAGKEWTEAMVAHAERSVTGNRVREFTADDLVTFARAFDVPVLYFLTPPPAGLWVHVPGSRIDTLGMLEAVLGRPDNLSEWETILDEWYFTRDEELPYPLSQAKRDNIRAVAGEVALISAHHLIRKHFKGDLDQLRETLGSLANLVLDVQQHEALASLDEDEHMRRLEAMRANVAKGNRLADANDQFFKESVAAHKAAQKKPAKKKDQRP from the coding sequence ATGCCCCGACACAAAGCACTCCCCGATCCGCCGACCTGGACCCCCAACCAGGTCGTCGCCGGCAACCTCAACCGCCTGCGCACTAGGCGCGGGCTCACCCAAGCCGAGACCGCCCTGAAACTCTCGCTGGTAGCCGGCAAGGAATGGACCGAGGCCATGGTCGCCCACGCCGAGCGCTCCGTCACCGGCAACCGGGTACGTGAGTTCACCGCGGATGATCTCGTCACCTTCGCCCGGGCCTTCGACGTGCCCGTCCTCTACTTCCTCACCCCGCCCCCCGCCGGCTTATGGGTGCATGTGCCCGGCTCGCGCATCGACACTCTCGGCATGCTCGAAGCCGTCCTCGGCCGGCCCGACAACCTCTCCGAATGGGAGACCATCCTTGACGAATGGTACTTCACTCGCGACGAAGAGCTGCCGTACCCGCTCTCGCAGGCGAAGCGGGACAACATCCGGGCCGTCGCCGGGGAGGTCGCCCTAATCAGCGCCCATCACCTCATCCGCAAGCACTTCAAAGGCGACCTCGATCAATTGCGAGAGACCCTCGGCTCCCTCGCCAACCTGGTCCTCGACGTCCAACAACACGAAGCCCTCGCCAGCCTCGACGAAGACGAACATATGCGACGCCTCGAAGCCATGCGGGCGAACGTCGCCAAAGGCAACCGACTCGCTGACGCCAACGATCAATTCTTCAAGGAAAGTGTCGCTGCCCACAAGGCGGCCCAGAAGAAACCCGCCAAGAAGAAGGACCAACGCCCGTGA